In Acidobacteriota bacterium, a genomic segment contains:
- a CDS encoding NDP-sugar synthase produces the protein MKALILAAGFGTRLWPLTEDRTKAAIPFLNRPLISYSVDYLASHGFRDIIVNLHHQPESIRRALGDGSRFGVTLSYSFEEEILGTSGALDPLRESLSGDDFVVINGKIVTNIDLGAAVAAHKERGAIATLVLKENAQREHFSIVEVNERGSITHFAGFPEPAASEAMTAASPGPGLATTAEPAPLMFTGIQVLSPRILEYVPRSRFSHSTVHVYPPAIEAGERIIAHVSTADWFEMSTLGRYLEANLLFMRKEGRSVIAGQGCEIAEGANVKDCVLWDRVIVEPGARVSKALIADDVRIPAGAVIERAIVVRRGVVSEVERGEVFGENIIIPI, from the coding sequence ATGAAAGCGTTGATTCTAGCTGCAGGATTCGGCACCCGGCTCTGGCCTCTCACCGAGGACCGCACCAAGGCTGCGATTCCGTTTCTCAATCGCCCGCTGATAAGCTACTCAGTCGACTACCTGGCCTCGCACGGGTTTCGCGACATAATAGTAAACCTTCACCACCAGCCCGAATCCATTCGGCGCGCGCTTGGGGACGGGTCAAGATTCGGGGTCACTCTCAGCTACTCGTTCGAGGAGGAGATCCTTGGCACGTCGGGCGCGCTCGATCCGCTTCGCGAGTCACTCTCCGGCGACGACTTCGTCGTCATAAACGGAAAGATTGTCACCAACATTGATCTTGGCGCCGCCGTAGCTGCGCACAAAGAACGCGGCGCAATAGCCACGTTGGTATTGAAAGAGAACGCCCAGCGAGAGCACTTCAGTATAGTCGAAGTAAACGAGCGAGGCTCGATTACGCACTTCGCAGGCTTCCCGGAACCAGCGGCATCCGAAGCTATGACGGCAGCGTCCCCGGGTCCCGGCCTAGCGACGACGGCCGAGCCTGCGCCGTTGATGTTCACCGGTATTCAAGTGCTTTCGCCTCGCATCCTCGAGTATGTTCCGCGGTCGCGCTTTTCGCATTCGACTGTTCACGTCTACCCTCCGGCGATTGAAGCAGGAGAACGGATCATCGCTCACGTCTCGACCGCGGACTGGTTCGAGATGAGCACGCTGGGTCGGTACCTGGAAGCGAATCTTCTATTCATGCGCAAAGAAGGCCGGTCGGTCATAGCTGGTCAAGGGTGCGAGATTGCGGAGGGCGCGAACGTGAAAGACTGCGTGCTGTGGGACCGCGTCATCGTCGAGCCGGGCGCACGTGTGAGCAAGGCGTTGATTGCCGACGATGTGCGAATACCGGCCGGCGCTGTCATCGAACGCGCAATCGTCGTTCGCCGCGGCGTGGTCAGCGAGGTCGAACGCGGCGAAGTGTTCGGCGAAAACATAATCATTCCAATTTGA
- a CDS encoding phosphotransferase, translating to MASPVETSSAILRFAARHLNASVEELAVVKLTGDASTRSYFRAQTRGASVIVALYSEPFDENERAVERLIRLEASNPSARLTFANDPCAHIEVTNLLFGFGLPVPPVLAASGSDAVMLIEDVGDLRLQDWLSGRSEAEVIEAYQQALKLAVRIQEATEQALETDSICSRLAFDEAKLRWELGFFFAYYFNRYLHMRLDPATSNAVQADFKELCSELAARPRVLTHRDFHARNLMMHRGEMFIIDHQDARMGPASYDVASLLSDPYTTLPREAVAELIEQFIELKAASKLPLGDLDEFRTELELMTIQRMLKAIGTYASQAAANNPAYVGYIAPAIERALAAMETLGRFEATRTLLKGSLVDAPALGGSPEKLD from the coding sequence ATGGCTTCACCTGTGGAAACCTCCTCGGCGATTCTTAGATTTGCAGCGCGCCACCTCAACGCTTCGGTTGAGGAGCTGGCGGTCGTCAAGCTGACTGGAGACGCATCGACCCGTTCATACTTTCGCGCGCAGACACGTGGCGCCAGCGTAATCGTCGCGCTTTACAGCGAGCCCTTCGACGAGAACGAGCGCGCGGTCGAGAGGCTGATCCGGCTTGAAGCCTCCAATCCGTCCGCGCGGCTCACATTTGCCAACGATCCGTGTGCTCATATCGAAGTGACTAATCTGCTTTTCGGATTTGGGCTTCCGGTCCCGCCCGTGCTTGCGGCTTCTGGTAGCGACGCGGTTATGCTGATCGAAGACGTTGGCGATCTTCGGTTGCAAGACTGGCTGAGTGGCCGCTCCGAAGCCGAGGTAATCGAAGCCTACCAGCAAGCGCTCAAGCTTGCAGTTCGAATTCAAGAAGCCACGGAACAAGCTCTGGAAACCGATTCCATCTGCTCGCGTCTGGCGTTTGACGAAGCGAAACTTAGATGGGAGTTGGGCTTTTTCTTTGCTTACTATTTCAACCGCTATCTTCATATGCGGCTCGATCCGGCGACGTCCAACGCCGTGCAAGCAGATTTCAAGGAACTGTGCTCGGAACTTGCAGCGCGTCCGCGGGTGCTGACCCACCGCGACTTCCACGCGCGCAACCTGATGATGCATCGCGGCGAGATGTTCATCATCGATCATCAGGATGCGCGAATGGGGCCCGCGAGTTATGACGTGGCTTCCCTGCTAAGCGACCCATACACAACTCTACCGCGCGAGGCTGTCGCGGAACTGATAGAGCAGTTCATCGAGCTGAAAGCGGCGTCGAAGCTGCCGCTTGGCGACCTCGATGAGTTTCGAACTGAGCTCGAGCTTATGACCATACAGCGAATGCTGAAGGCGATCGGGACTTACGCATCCCAGGCTGCCGCAAACAACCCTGCCTACGTCGGCTATATCGCGCCGGCGATCGAGCGAGCGCTGGCGGCGATGGAAACACTGGGTCGCTTCGAAGCTACTCGCACCCTGCTGAAGGGATCTCTAGTTGACGCGCCGGCGCTCGGTGGTAGTCCTGAGAAGCTTGATTGA
- a CDS encoding Gfo/Idh/MocA family oxidoreductase: protein MPINKLGIGFIGSGFNTRFHIRSWVGVRDADVRGVWSPNRRHAEEAAELARSLRVGDAKSFDSIEEMIAAPEVDCIWLCAPNHVRIANMEAIVNAVTSGKGRLSGIACEKPLARNVGEAKRMIELVEKSGLLHGYLENQLFTPSVQRGRSLIWARGAALTGRPYLARAAEEHSGPHMPWFWQGELQGGGVLNDMMCHSVEVARYMLTAPGKPRNSIRPTSVSAQIASLKWSRPEYVERLKKMMGPEVDYATRPSEDFARATVTYVDEQGHPLIVEATTSWSFVGAGLRLSMELLGPEYSLSINTLDSGLKLFFSREVKGEAGEDLVEKQNAEQGLMPVAGDEGADYGYEGENRYFVNCFLEGKQPDESFYDGLEVSELLMTAYMSAEQGRVIEFRPKGLDAFIPAVARGAWKPSI, encoded by the coding sequence ATGCCAATAAACAAACTCGGAATCGGCTTCATCGGCAGCGGGTTCAACACTCGCTTTCATATTCGGTCATGGGTTGGCGTGCGCGACGCCGACGTTCGCGGAGTGTGGAGCCCCAACCGCCGGCACGCGGAAGAGGCGGCAGAACTCGCGCGTTCGCTTCGAGTCGGCGACGCAAAATCGTTTGACTCGATCGAAGAAATGATCGCCGCTCCCGAAGTCGATTGCATCTGGCTGTGCGCGCCAAATCACGTGCGCATCGCCAACATGGAAGCAATCGTCAACGCGGTCACCTCGGGTAAAGGCCGGCTTTCGGGAATCGCTTGCGAAAAGCCGCTGGCACGCAACGTCGGCGAAGCAAAACGCATGATCGAGCTTGTTGAGAAGAGCGGTTTGCTCCACGGCTATCTCGAAAACCAGCTCTTCACTCCGAGCGTGCAGCGCGGGCGTTCGCTGATTTGGGCGCGAGGCGCGGCGTTGACCGGAAGGCCTTATCTTGCGCGCGCAGCCGAGGAGCACAGCGGGCCGCATATGCCGTGGTTCTGGCAAGGCGAGCTGCAAGGCGGAGGCGTGCTCAACGATATGATGTGTCACAGCGTCGAGGTCGCCCGATATATGCTCACGGCGCCGGGCAAGCCTCGCAACAGCATTCGTCCGACCTCGGTCTCGGCGCAGATAGCTTCGTTGAAATGGTCGCGTCCGGAATACGTCGAGCGGCTCAAGAAGATGATGGGCCCCGAAGTTGATTATGCAACCAGGCCTTCAGAAGATTTCGCTCGTGCGACAGTCACCTATGTCGACGAGCAAGGTCATCCGCTGATCGTCGAAGCGACGACTTCGTGGAGCTTCGTCGGAGCAGGCCTGAGGCTGAGCATGGAGCTTCTCGGGCCCGAGTATTCGCTGTCGATCAACACGCTCGATAGCGGGCTGAAGCTTTTTTTTAGCCGGGAGGTCAAAGGCGAAGCGGGCGAGGATCTGGTCGAAAAGCAAAACGCCGAACAGGGTTTGATGCCGGTGGCCGGCGATGAAGGCGCGGACTACGGTTATGAAGGAGAGAATCGCTACTTCGTAAATTGCTTCCTCGAGGGCAAGCAGCCCGACGAGAGTTTTTACGACGGGCTCGAAGTTTCTGAGTTGCTGATGACCGCTTACATGAGCGCCGAGCAGGGACGGGTGATCGAGTTCCGGCCCAAGGGGCTTGACGCCTTCATTCCCGCAGTCGCGCGTGGAGCGTGGAAGCCGTCGATCTAG